Proteins from one Mauremys reevesii isolate NIE-2019 unplaced genomic scaffold, ASM1616193v1 Contig2, whole genome shotgun sequence genomic window:
- the PPP1CA gene encoding serine/threonine-protein phosphatase PP1-alpha catalytic subunit, with translation MSEGEKLNLDSIIGRLLEVQGSRPGKNVQLTESEIRGLCLKSREIFLSQPILLELEAPLKICGDIHGQYYDLLRLFEYGGFPPESNYLFLGDYVDRGKQSLETICLLLAYKIKYPENFFLLRGNHECASINRIYGFYDECKRRYNIKLWKTFTDCFNCLPIAAIVDEKIFCGHGGLSPDLQSMEQIRRIMRPTDVPDQGLLCDLLWSDPDKDVQGWGENDRGVSFTFGSEVVAKFLHKHDLDLICRAHQVVEDGYEFFAKRQLVTLFSAPNYCGEFDNAGAMMSVDETLMCSFQILKPADKNKGKYGQFSGLNPGGRPVTPPRNSAKAKK, from the exons ATGTCGGAGGGCGAGAAACTCAACTTGGACTCCATCATCGGGCGGCTGCTGGAAG TGCAAGGCTCCCGACCTGGCAAGAATGTGCAGTTGACGGAGAGTGAGATCAGGGGCCTCTGCCTCAAGTCACGGGAGATCTTCCTGAGCCAGCCTATCCTGCTGGAACTGGAAGCACCACTGAAGATCTGCG GTGACATCCATGGGCAGTACTATGACCTGCTGCGGCTCTTCGAGTACGGGGGCTTCCCACCTGAGAGCAACTACCTCTTCCTGGGCGACTATGTGGACCGGGGGAAGCAGTCGCTGGAGACCatctgcctcctgctggcctaCAAGATCAAGTACCCTGAGAACTTCTTCCTGCTGCGCGGCAATCACGAGTGTGCCAGCATCAACCGCATCTATGGCTTCTATGATGAGT GCAAGAGGCGCTACAACATCAAGCTGTGGAAGACGTTCACCGACTGCTTCAACTGCCTGCCCATTGCCGCTATTGTGGACGAGAAGATCTTCTGCGGCCATGGAG GACTCTCACCAGACCTGCAGTCGATGGAGCAGATCCGCAGGATCATGCGCCCCACGGACGTGCCGGATCAGGGCCTGCTGTGCGACCTCCTCTGGTCCGACCCCGACAAGGATGTCCAGGGCTGGGGCGAGAATGATCGCGGTGTCTCCTTCACCTTCGGCTCTGAGGTGGTCGCCAAGTTCCTGCACAAACACGACCTGGACCTTATCTGTCGGGCACACCAG gtggTGGAGGATGGTTATGAGTTTTTTGCCAAGCGGCAGCTGGTGACGCTCTTCTCAGCCCCCAACTACTGCGGCGAGTTTGACAATGCAGGCGCCATGATGAGTGTGGACGAGACGCTCATGTGCTCCTTCCAG aTCCTGAAACCGGCTGATAAGAACAAGGGCAAGTACGGGCAGTTCAGCGGCCTGAACCCCGGCGGCCGCCCTGTCACACCCCCGCGCAACTCGGCCAAGGCCAAGAAGTAA
- the RAD9A gene encoding cell cycle checkpoint control protein RAD9A isoform X1 — protein sequence MRCLVTGGNVKVIGKAVHSLSRIGDELYVEPTEDGLSLRAVNSSRSAYACFLFAPLFFQLYEEGSLDPDGETFRCKVLMKSFLGVFRSLPSLEKMVEKCLISLNPRASRLVVQLHCKYGVTKTHNLSFQECELLQAVFDKELCANTLRAPARVLVDAVVHFPVTLAEVTLGVSPAGKVSFRNYLDEETEPSRTMVTELCLSEDEFQEVQVQQQSHVTFCLKEFRGLLSFAESSNLPLNIHFDSPGRPAIFTLSDPLLEVHLVLATLSDPNSSSQVHSTTLQARPANGGFPTATPDDDFTGDDIDSYMIALETTCEEGPGLPSSPTFPQRRPHPGAALESESSAMESDLEGAVPGTPPQKKFRSLFFGSVLTPSQAGTHPGPSQDVLAEDSEGES from the exons ATGAGGTGCCTTGTTACCGGGGGCAATGTCAAAG tcataGGGAAGGCTGTGCACTCTCTGTCCCGCATCGGAGACGAGCTCTACGTAGAGCCCACAGAGGATGGG CTCTCCCTGCGTGCTGTGAACTCTTCCCGCTCAGCCTATGCCTGCTTCCTGTTCGCCCCGCTCTTCTTCCAGCTTTACGAGGAGGGGAGCCTGGACCCTGATGGGGAGACCTTCCGCTGCAAGGTCCTCATGAAG TCCTTCCTGGGTGTGTTCCGCTCGCTGCCCTCCCTGGAGAAGATGGTGGAGAAGTGTCTGATTTCCCTGAACCCCCGGGCCAGCCGGCTGGTCGTGCAGCTGCACTGCAAGTACG gagtcaccaagACCCACAACTTGTCATTCCAAGAGTGCGAGTTGCTGCAGGCTGTTTTTGACAAGGAGCTGTGTGCCAACACGCTGCGCGCCCCTGCCCG GGTGCTGGTGGACGCTGTGGTCCATTTCCCGGTGACGCTGGCTGAGGTGACGCTGGGGGTCAGCCCTGCCGGGAAGGTGAGCTTCCGCAATTACCTGGATGAGGAGACAG AACCCAGCAGGACAATGGTGACCGAGCTGTGCCTCTCCGAGGACGAGTTCCAGGAGGTCCAGGTGCAGCAGCAGTCTCATGTCACCTTCTGCCTCAAGGAGTTCAGA GGTCTCCTGAGCTTCGCCGAGTCCTCCAACCTGCCCCTCAACATCCACTTCGATTCCCCCGGCAG GCCAGCCATCTTCACTCTGTCGGACCCCCTGCTGGAAGTGCACCTGGTCCTAGCCACCTTGTCAGACCCCAACAGCAGCTCACAAGTCCACTCCACAACCTTGCAGGCCCGTCCAGCCAATGG TGGCTTTCCCACGGCTACCCCTGATGACGACTTCACAGGTGATGACATTGATTCCTACATGATTGCTTTGGAGACCACATGTGAAGAGGGGCCAgggctgccctccagccccaccttTCCCCAGAGACGCCCCCATCCAGGCGCTGCCCTGGAGTCAGAGAGCAGTGCCATGGAGAGTGACCTGGAGGGGGCTGTGCCAGGGACCCCCCCACAGAAAAAG TTCCGCTCCTTGTTCTTTGGGTCGGTGCTGACCCCGTCTCAGGCTGGGACCCATCCAGGGCCCAGCCAGGATGTGCTGGCTGAGGACAGCGAGGGAGAGTCCTGA
- the RAD9A gene encoding cell cycle checkpoint control protein RAD9A isoform X2: MSKLSLRAVNSSRSAYACFLFAPLFFQLYEEGSLDPDGETFRCKVLMKSFLGVFRSLPSLEKMVEKCLISLNPRASRLVVQLHCKYGVTKTHNLSFQECELLQAVFDKELCANTLRAPARVLVDAVVHFPVTLAEVTLGVSPAGKVSFRNYLDEETEPSRTMVTELCLSEDEFQEVQVQQQSHVTFCLKEFRGLLSFAESSNLPLNIHFDSPGRPAIFTLSDPLLEVHLVLATLSDPNSSSQVHSTTLQARPANGGFPTATPDDDFTGDDIDSYMIALETTCEEGPGLPSSPTFPQRRPHPGAALESESSAMESDLEGAVPGTPPQKKFRSLFFGSVLTPSQAGTHPGPSQDVLAEDSEGES; the protein is encoded by the exons ATGTCAAAG CTCTCCCTGCGTGCTGTGAACTCTTCCCGCTCAGCCTATGCCTGCTTCCTGTTCGCCCCGCTCTTCTTCCAGCTTTACGAGGAGGGGAGCCTGGACCCTGATGGGGAGACCTTCCGCTGCAAGGTCCTCATGAAG TCCTTCCTGGGTGTGTTCCGCTCGCTGCCCTCCCTGGAGAAGATGGTGGAGAAGTGTCTGATTTCCCTGAACCCCCGGGCCAGCCGGCTGGTCGTGCAGCTGCACTGCAAGTACG gagtcaccaagACCCACAACTTGTCATTCCAAGAGTGCGAGTTGCTGCAGGCTGTTTTTGACAAGGAGCTGTGTGCCAACACGCTGCGCGCCCCTGCCCG GGTGCTGGTGGACGCTGTGGTCCATTTCCCGGTGACGCTGGCTGAGGTGACGCTGGGGGTCAGCCCTGCCGGGAAGGTGAGCTTCCGCAATTACCTGGATGAGGAGACAG AACCCAGCAGGACAATGGTGACCGAGCTGTGCCTCTCCGAGGACGAGTTCCAGGAGGTCCAGGTGCAGCAGCAGTCTCATGTCACCTTCTGCCTCAAGGAGTTCAGA GGTCTCCTGAGCTTCGCCGAGTCCTCCAACCTGCCCCTCAACATCCACTTCGATTCCCCCGGCAG GCCAGCCATCTTCACTCTGTCGGACCCCCTGCTGGAAGTGCACCTGGTCCTAGCCACCTTGTCAGACCCCAACAGCAGCTCACAAGTCCACTCCACAACCTTGCAGGCCCGTCCAGCCAATGG TGGCTTTCCCACGGCTACCCCTGATGACGACTTCACAGGTGATGACATTGATTCCTACATGATTGCTTTGGAGACCACATGTGAAGAGGGGCCAgggctgccctccagccccaccttTCCCCAGAGACGCCCCCATCCAGGCGCTGCCCTGGAGTCAGAGAGCAGTGCCATGGAGAGTGACCTGGAGGGGGCTGTGCCAGGGACCCCCCCACAGAAAAAG TTCCGCTCCTTGTTCTTTGGGTCGGTGCTGACCCCGTCTCAGGCTGGGACCCATCCAGGGCCCAGCCAGGATGTGCTGGCTGAGGACAGCGAGGGAGAGTCCTGA